From Virgibacillus ihumii, the proteins below share one genomic window:
- the rpoB gene encoding DNA-directed RNA polymerase subunit beta: MKQLAGQLVQYGRHRQRRSYARISEVLELPNLIEIQTASYQWFLEEGLREMFKDISPIEDFTGNLSLEFVDYSLGEPKYPVDESKDRDVTYNAPLRVKVRLINNETGEVKEQEVFMGDFPLMTDTGTFIINGAERVIVSQLVRSPSVYYNEKIDKNGKRGVTATVIPNRGAWLEMETDAKDVAYVRIDRTRKLPVTVLLRALGFSTDQEIIDLLGENEYLKNTLEKDNTETTEKALLEIYERLRPGEPPTVENAKSLLISRFFDPKRYDLAHVGRYKMNKKLHIKNRLFNQVLAEPIVDPETGEVLAQKGDKLERKLLNKVIPYLEKEEDKIGEKVLEPAEGVLEDPIELQSIKIVDPTDPSGERALNVIGNAGIDWDVKNIMPADILSSISYFFNLLHMVGGTDDIDHLGNRRLRSVGELLQNQFRIGLSRMERVVRERMSIQDTSSITPQQLINIRPVIASIKEFFGSSQLSQFMDQTNPLAELTHKRRLSALGPGGLTRERAGFEVRDVHYSHYGRMCPIETPEGPNIGLINSLSSYAKVNKFGFIETPYRRVDTETGKVTAEIDYLTADEEDNYVVAQANAKLDEDGTFTDDEVIARFRGENTVVPREKLDYMDVSPKQVVSAATACIPFLENDDSNRALMGANMQRQAVPLMQPEAPIVGTGMEYVSGKDSGASIICRNEGIVEKVEAKSVHVRRVSNVDGNEVKGDLDSYRLQKYIRSNQGTCYNQRPIVSQGDRVTKGEILADGPSMEDGELALGRNVLTGFMTWEGYNYEDAIIMSERLVKDDVYTSIHIEEYESEARDTKLGPEEITRDIPNVGEDALKNLDEQGIIRVGAEVTDGDILVGKVTPKGVTELSAEERLLHAIFGEKAREVRDTSLKVPHGAGGIVLDVKIFNREDGDELPPGVNQLVRAYIVQKRKISEGDKMAGRHGNKGVISKILPEEDMPFLPDGTPIDIMLNPLGVPSRMNIGQVFELHLGMAARQLGLHMATPVFDGANEQDVWETLEEAGMPKDAKSVLYDGRTGEPFDNRISVGVSYMIKLAHMVDDKLHARSTGPYSLVTQQPLGGKAQFGGQRFGEMEVWALEAYGAAYTLQEILTVKSDDVVGRVKTYESIVKGDNVPEPGVPESFKVLIKELQSLGLDVKMLSSDESEIEMRELEEEETQAASKLNLEVEEG, from the coding sequence GTGAAGCAGTTGGCAGGTCAACTAGTTCAGTATGGACGTCATCGCCAGCGCAGAAGCTATGCGCGTATCAGCGAGGTATTGGAATTACCAAATCTAATCGAAATTCAAACCGCTTCTTATCAATGGTTCCTGGAAGAAGGTCTAAGGGAAATGTTCAAGGATATTTCTCCTATTGAAGATTTCACAGGTAACCTATCACTCGAGTTTGTCGATTATAGTCTGGGAGAACCAAAGTATCCTGTAGATGAATCAAAGGATCGGGACGTGACATATAATGCTCCGCTTCGTGTCAAGGTTCGTTTAATCAATAATGAGACCGGTGAAGTGAAAGAGCAGGAAGTATTCATGGGTGACTTCCCATTAATGACAGACACAGGTACTTTTATCATAAATGGAGCTGAACGTGTTATCGTTTCGCAGCTTGTCCGTTCGCCAAGTGTCTATTATAACGAAAAGATAGACAAAAACGGTAAAAGAGGAGTAACTGCAACTGTTATTCCAAACCGCGGGGCCTGGCTCGAAATGGAGACAGACGCCAAAGATGTCGCATATGTAAGAATTGACCGTACTCGGAAGCTGCCGGTAACGGTGCTTTTGCGTGCGCTTGGATTCAGTACCGACCAGGAAATTATTGATCTTCTCGGTGAGAATGAATACCTTAAAAATACACTTGAAAAAGATAATACCGAGACAACAGAGAAAGCGCTGCTTGAAATCTACGAGCGTCTTCGTCCGGGTGAGCCGCCAACAGTTGAGAATGCAAAAAGTTTATTGATTTCGCGGTTCTTTGATCCGAAACGATATGATCTTGCGCATGTTGGCCGGTATAAAATGAATAAAAAGCTTCACATCAAAAATCGCCTGTTTAACCAGGTGCTTGCGGAGCCGATAGTTGATCCGGAAACCGGAGAAGTCCTGGCGCAAAAAGGGGATAAGCTGGAGCGGAAGTTGCTTAATAAGGTTATTCCATATCTGGAGAAAGAAGAAGATAAAATCGGGGAGAAAGTATTAGAGCCTGCTGAAGGTGTTCTGGAAGACCCTATTGAGCTTCAGTCGATAAAAATTGTCGATCCAACAGACCCAAGCGGTGAACGTGCCTTGAATGTAATTGGGAATGCAGGTATTGACTGGGATGTTAAGAACATTATGCCTGCTGATATACTTTCATCCATCAGCTATTTCTTTAACCTGCTTCATATGGTTGGAGGAACGGATGATATTGACCACTTGGGCAACCGCAGACTTCGTTCTGTCGGCGAATTGCTGCAAAACCAATTCCGGATCGGGTTATCCAGAATGGAGCGTGTTGTGCGTGAACGGATGTCCATTCAGGACACTTCCAGCATTACACCACAGCAATTGATAAATATCCGACCGGTTATTGCATCGATTAAAGAGTTCTTCGGTAGTTCACAGTTATCCCAGTTTATGGATCAGACAAATCCGCTGGCGGAATTGACACACAAACGCCGCCTCTCCGCGCTGGGACCTGGCGGATTAACTCGTGAGCGCGCCGGTTTTGAAGTTCGGGATGTTCACTATTCTCACTACGGGCGTATGTGTCCAATTGAAACTCCTGAAGGACCAAACATCGGCTTGATTAACTCACTGTCAAGTTACGCGAAAGTTAATAAGTTTGGATTTATCGAAACACCATATCGCCGAGTTGATACGGAGACTGGTAAAGTTACAGCAGAAATTGATTACCTTACTGCTGACGAAGAAGATAATTATGTGGTTGCACAGGCTAACGCTAAACTGGATGAGGACGGCACCTTTACAGATGATGAAGTTATTGCTCGTTTCCGTGGGGAGAACACTGTTGTTCCGCGCGAAAAACTGGATTATATGGACGTGTCGCCTAAACAGGTGGTTTCCGCTGCAACAGCATGTATTCCATTTTTGGAGAACGATGACTCCAACCGTGCATTAATGGGCGCAAACATGCAGCGTCAGGCAGTTCCATTGATGCAGCCGGAAGCTCCGATCGTCGGAACCGGCATGGAGTATGTCTCCGGTAAAGACTCCGGTGCTTCAATTATTTGCCGCAACGAAGGTATTGTTGAAAAAGTGGAGGCAAAATCGGTCCATGTTCGTCGGGTTTCCAACGTTGACGGGAATGAAGTGAAAGGCGATTTGGACAGTTACCGATTACAAAAATATATCCGCTCCAATCAGGGAACGTGCTATAACCAGCGACCGATAGTAAGCCAGGGTGACCGTGTAACCAAAGGCGAGATTTTGGCGGATGGTCCTTCCATGGAAGACGGAGAGTTGGCTTTAGGTCGAAATGTCCTTACCGGTTTCATGACTTGGGAAGGTTATAACTACGAGGATGCCATCATCATGAGTGAGCGTCTGGTTAAAGACGATGTGTACACATCGATCCATATAGAAGAATATGAATCTGAAGCACGCGATACTAAACTTGGACCTGAGGAGATTACGAGAGATATTCCGAATGTTGGTGAAGATGCGCTGAAAAATCTTGATGAACAGGGAATTATCCGTGTTGGTGCTGAAGTAACAGATGGTGATATTTTAGTAGGGAAAGTAACTCCTAAAGGTGTAACAGAACTTTCTGCCGAGGAAAGACTGCTGCACGCCATCTTTGGTGAAAAGGCCCGCGAAGTCCGTGACACGTCGCTGAAAGTGCCGCACGGTGCAGGTGGAATCGTACTTGACGTCAAAATCTTCAACCGTGAAGATGGTGATGAGCTGCCTCCGGGTGTTAATCAGCTGGTTCGCGCTTATATCGTTCAGAAGCGTAAAATTTCGGAAGGCGACAAAATGGCCGGACGTCATGGTAACAAAGGTGTTATTTCGAAAATACTTCCGGAAGAGGATATGCCTTTCCTTCCTGATGGGACACCGATCGATATCATGCTTAACCCATTGGGTGTGCCATCACGAATGAATATCGGACAGGTGTTTGAACTGCACTTGGGTATGGCAGCAAGACAGCTTGGGCTTCATATGGCAACCCCGGTTTTTGACGGGGCAAATGAACAGGATGTCTGGGAGACCCTTGAAGAAGCTGGAATGCCTAAAGATGCCAAATCTGTATTATATGACGGAAGAACAGGCGAACCATTTGATAACCGTATTTCAGTAGGGGTATCCTATATGATTAAGCTTGCCCATATGGTTGATGATAAGCTGCACGCGCGTTCTACTGGTCCATACTCACTTGTAACACAGCAACCGCTTGGTGGTAAGGCGCAATTCGGTGGTCAGCGTTTTGGTGAAATGGAAGTTTGGGCATTGGAAGCATATGGTGCCGCCTATACACTGCAGGAAATTTTAACAGTGAAGTCTGATGATGTTGTTGGCCGTGTGAAAACATATGAATCCATTGTAAAAGGAGACAACGTTCCGGAACCTGGTGTACCAGAATCATTCAAGGTATTGATTAAGGAACTGCAAAGTCTTGGGTTGGATGTTAAAATGCTTTCCAGTGATGAATCAGAAATTGAAATGCGTGAACTGGAGGAAGAGGAAACACAGGCCGCAAGTAAATTGAATCTGGAAGTTGAAGAAGGTTAG
- the rpoC gene encoding DNA-directed RNA polymerase subunit beta' encodes MLDVNNFEYMKIGLASPEKIRSWSYGEVKKPETINYRTLKPEKDGLFCERIFGPQKDWECHCGKYKRVRYKGVVCDRCGVEVTKAKVRRERMGHIELAAPVSHIWYFKGIPSRMGLVLDMSPRALEEVIYFAAYIVTESGDTPLEKKQLLSEKEYRAYYDKYGKSFKAQMGAEAIRKLLQDIDLEKEVDMLQEELKTAQGQRRTRAIKRLEVLEAFRHSGNETSWMILDVLPVIPPEIRPMVQLDGGRFATSDLNDLYRRVINRNNRLKRLLDLGAPSIIVQNEKRMLQEAVDALIDNGRRGRPVTGPGNRPLKSLSHMLKGKQGRFRQNLLGKRVDYSGRSVIVVGPSLKMYQCGLPKEMALELFKPFIMKELVEKGFAHNIKSAKRKIERVHPEVWDVLEEVIKEHPVMLNRAPTLHRLGIQSFEPVLVEGRAIRLHPLVCTAYNADFDGDQMAVHVPLSAEAQAEARILMLAAQNILNPKDGKPVVTPSQDMVLGNYYLTLEREGAAGEGSIFKDINEALMAYQNGYVHLHSRIAVQASSLNKRSFTKEQNNQLLLTTVGKLIFNEILPESFPYINEPTNDNLEVKTPGKYFVEQGTNVKEEIEKREGIAPFKKGILGDIIAEVFKRFKISETSKMLDRMKDLGFSYSTKAGLTVGVSDIVVLAEKETVLEEAQEKVDKVLKQFRRGLITDEERYDRVIAIWSQAKDTIQEKLMGSLDKRNPIFMMSDSGARGNASNFTQLAGMRGLMANPAGEIMELPIKSSFREGLTVLEYFISTHGARKGLADTALKTADSGYLTRRLVDVAQDVIIREDDCGTDRGLTVSALTDGTELIEPLIDRLIGRTAFQDVKHPETGEVIVENDTVISEDQAKQVVEAGIEQVTIRSAFTCNTKHGVCQKCYGRNLATGDEVEVGEAVGIIAAQSIGEPGTQLTMRTFHTGGVAGDDITQGLPRIQELFEARNPKGQAVISEIHGTIHEIKEVKDKQEIVVQGDVEQRSYAVPYNARMKVSAGDEVIAGEELTEGSVDPKELLRVQGVEGVQDYLLMEVQRVYRMQGVEIGDKHVEVMVRQMLRKIRVIESGETNVLPGSLLEIHQFKDANTPVLQEGKEPAVGKPVLLGITKASLETDSFLSAASFQETTRVLTDAAIKGKRDELLGLKENVIIGKLVPAGTGINRYRKIRPSTDEIEENVEAAEETEAVQ; translated from the coding sequence TTGCTAGATGTAAATAACTTTGAGTATATGAAAATTGGATTGGCTTCACCTGAAAAAATCCGCTCCTGGTCATACGGCGAGGTTAAAAAGCCGGAAACAATCAACTATCGTACATTAAAGCCTGAGAAGGACGGTCTGTTTTGTGAGCGTATTTTCGGGCCGCAAAAGGACTGGGAATGTCATTGCGGGAAATATAAACGTGTACGTTATAAAGGTGTTGTCTGTGATCGTTGCGGAGTGGAAGTAACGAAGGCGAAGGTACGCCGTGAACGCATGGGTCATATCGAGCTGGCTGCTCCGGTATCGCATATCTGGTATTTTAAAGGTATTCCGAGCCGTATGGGCCTTGTGCTGGATATGTCGCCACGTGCGCTGGAAGAAGTTATTTATTTTGCTGCGTACATCGTTACGGAATCAGGGGATACACCACTGGAGAAGAAGCAACTTCTATCCGAGAAGGAATACCGGGCTTATTATGATAAGTACGGAAAGTCGTTTAAGGCACAAATGGGTGCCGAAGCAATCCGTAAGCTTCTGCAGGACATTGATTTGGAAAAAGAAGTTGATATGCTGCAGGAAGAACTGAAAACTGCACAGGGTCAACGCAGGACCAGGGCCATTAAGCGGCTGGAAGTATTGGAAGCATTTCGTCATTCCGGGAATGAAACATCATGGATGATTCTCGATGTCTTACCGGTAATCCCGCCGGAAATCCGTCCGATGGTACAGCTGGATGGCGGTCGTTTTGCCACTTCAGACCTGAACGATCTTTATCGTCGGGTTATTAACCGAAACAATCGTCTGAAGCGTTTGTTGGACCTTGGTGCACCAAGCATCATCGTTCAAAATGAAAAACGTATGCTGCAGGAAGCAGTTGACGCATTAATTGATAATGGACGCCGTGGCCGGCCAGTTACCGGACCGGGTAATCGTCCGCTTAAATCTCTTTCACACATGCTGAAAGGTAAACAAGGGCGTTTCCGCCAGAATCTGCTTGGAAAACGCGTTGACTACTCAGGTCGTTCCGTAATCGTTGTCGGACCAAGCCTGAAAATGTATCAGTGCGGGCTGCCGAAAGAAATGGCACTTGAGTTATTTAAGCCATTTATTATGAAGGAACTGGTTGAAAAAGGCTTTGCACATAACATCAAATCAGCCAAACGCAAAATCGAACGTGTACACCCGGAAGTATGGGATGTGCTCGAAGAAGTAATCAAGGAACATCCGGTTATGCTTAACCGCGCCCCAACATTGCACCGGCTTGGTATTCAGTCGTTTGAACCGGTGTTGGTGGAAGGTCGCGCGATCCGGCTGCATCCACTGGTTTGTACAGCGTATAACGCCGATTTTGATGGCGACCAGATGGCGGTGCACGTACCATTATCTGCAGAAGCGCAAGCGGAAGCACGTATCCTTATGCTGGCTGCGCAAAATATCCTGAACCCGAAAGATGGTAAACCGGTTGTTACACCATCGCAGGATATGGTGCTTGGTAACTATTACCTCACGCTTGAACGTGAAGGTGCTGCAGGAGAAGGCAGTATTTTCAAAGATATTAATGAAGCATTGATGGCCTATCAGAATGGTTATGTGCATCTGCATTCAAGAATTGCTGTTCAGGCGTCAAGCCTTAACAAAAGGTCATTTACTAAAGAACAAAATAATCAGCTGCTGCTGACTACTGTCGGAAAACTGATTTTTAATGAAATATTGCCAGAATCGTTTCCGTATATCAATGAACCGACAAATGACAACCTGGAAGTTAAGACACCGGGGAAATATTTTGTTGAACAGGGCACAAACGTTAAAGAAGAGATTGAAAAGCGGGAGGGTATCGCTCCGTTTAAAAAAGGTATTCTTGGAGATATCATCGCTGAAGTATTTAAACGGTTCAAAATCAGTGAGACTTCCAAAATGCTTGACCGGATGAAAGATTTAGGTTTCAGTTATTCAACCAAGGCTGGGCTGACAGTTGGCGTTTCTGACATTGTTGTATTGGCAGAGAAAGAAACTGTGCTTGAAGAAGCTCAGGAAAAAGTTGATAAAGTACTGAAACAATTCCGCCGCGGTTTAATTACCGATGAGGAACGCTATGACCGTGTTATTGCGATCTGGTCACAGGCGAAAGACACGATCCAGGAAAAACTGATGGGATCCCTTGATAAGCGGAATCCGATTTTCATGATGAGTGATTCGGGCGCTCGAGGTAACGCATCCAACTTTACACAGCTTGCCGGTATGCGTGGTCTGATGGCCAACCCGGCCGGTGAAATTATGGAACTGCCGATTAAATCGAGCTTCCGCGAAGGACTAACCGTATTGGAATACTTTATTTCCACACACGGTGCCCGTAAAGGACTTGCTGACACAGCGCTAAAAACAGCGGACTCTGGCTATTTGACCCGCCGACTGGTCGATGTGGCGCAGGATGTCATTATCCGAGAAGACGATTGTGGAACTGATCGCGGATTGACTGTTTCAGCATTGACAGATGGCACAGAACTCATCGAGCCATTAATTGACCGGCTTATCGGCCGGACTGCGTTTCAGGATGTTAAGCATCCAGAAACGGGTGAGGTCATCGTTGAAAATGACACTGTCATTTCAGAAGATCAGGCAAAACAAGTCGTTGAAGCAGGAATTGAACAGGTAACAATCCGCTCGGCATTTACATGTAATACAAAACATGGTGTCTGCCAGAAATGTTATGGACGTAACCTTGCAACAGGTGATGAAGTGGAAGTTGGTGAAGCGGTAGGAATTATTGCAGCACAATCTATCGGTGAACCTGGTACACAGTTGACAATGCGTACATTCCACACAGGCGGTGTTGCAGGAGACGATATTACACAGGGGCTGCCGCGTATCCAGGAACTGTTTGAAGCGCGTAACCCTAAAGGGCAAGCTGTTATCAGTGAAATTCATGGAACCATTCATGAAATTAAAGAAGTGAAGGATAAACAGGAGATAGTTGTCCAGGGAGATGTAGAACAGCGCTCCTATGCTGTTCCATATAATGCTCGCATGAAAGTTTCAGCTGGTGATGAAGTAATCGCGGGTGAAGAACTTACCGAGGGTTCAGTCGATCCGAAAGAACTCCTTCGCGTTCAGGGCGTAGAAGGCGTGCAGGATTATCTGCTTATGGAAGTTCAACGCGTTTACCGTATGCAGGGTGTTGAAATTGGTGACAAACACGTTGAAGTTATGGTACGGCAAATGCTTCGTAAGATCCGTGTTATCGAATCAGGAGAAACGAATGTACTACCAGGATCATTGCTTGAAATTCACCAATTCAAGGATGCCAATACACCTGTCTTACAGGAAGGGAAAGAACCTGCAGTCGGAAAACCGGTATTGCTTGGTATCACGAAGGCATCACTTGAAACCGACTCATTCCTGTCAGCCGCATCCTTCCAGGAAACGACTCGTGTCCTGACAGATGCAGCTATCAAAGGAAAGCGGGATGAACTGCTTGGTCTGAAAGAAAATGTTATTATCGGTAAATTAGTTCCGGCTGGTACTGGAATTAACCGTTATCGTAAAATCAGACCATCTACAGATGAGATAGAGGAAAATGTTGAAGCAGCCGAAGAAACAGAAGCGGTGCAATAA
- a CDS encoding 50S ribosomal protein L7ae-like protein translates to MSYEKVAQVKSNLIIGTKQTLKAIRNGQVSEVFIADDADHHITEKIELLADEMNVSCKRVDSMKRLGEACGIDVGASAAAVRQ, encoded by the coding sequence ATGTCTTATGAAAAAGTAGCTCAAGTTAAATCCAACTTAATAATCGGAACGAAACAAACGCTTAAAGCTATAAGGAATGGTCAAGTTAGCGAAGTGTTTATTGCTGATGATGCTGATCACCATATCACGGAAAAGATAGAACTTTTAGCCGATGAAATGAATGTTTCTTGCAAGCGCGTTGACTCAATGAAAAGGTTGGGGGAAGCATGCGGCATCGATGTCGGAGCATCTGCAGCAGCAGTAAGACAATAA
- the rpsL gene encoding 30S ribosomal protein S12, which yields MPTINQLVRKGRVNKPKKYDSPALNRGYNSFKKKFTNQNSPQKRGVCTRVGTLTPKKPNSALRKYARVRLSNNMEVTAYIPGIGHNLQEHSVVLLRGGRVKDLPGVRYHIVRGALDTAGVEGRMQGRSKYGTKKPKKK from the coding sequence ATGCCTACTATTAATCAACTGGTACGTAAAGGCCGGGTGAATAAACCAAAGAAGTATGACTCTCCTGCACTTAACAGAGGGTATAACAGCTTCAAAAAGAAATTCACAAACCAGAACTCACCACAAAAACGCGGAGTGTGTACTCGTGTCGGCACACTGACACCGAAGAAACCAAACTCTGCACTGCGTAAATATGCACGTGTTCGTTTGTCCAACAACATGGAAGTAACAGCATACATTCCAGGTATTGGTCACAACCTGCAGGAGCACAGTGTAGTATTGCTTCGTGGTGGCCGTGTTAAGGACCTTCCAGGGGTACGTTATCATATCGTGCGCGGAGCACTTGATACTGCCGGAGTTGAAGGACGTATGCAAGGCCGTTCCAAATACGGAACCAAAAAACCTAAAAAGAAATAA
- the rpsG gene encoding 30S ribosomal protein S7 yields MPRKGPVPKRDVLPDPLYKSKLVTRLINQIMIDGKRGKAQKILYNAFELVAERSGQNAMEVFEQAMKNVMPVLEVRARRVGGSNYQVPMEVRPERRQALGLRYVVNYSRLRGEKTMEERLANEILDASNNTGASVKKREELHKMAEANKAFAHYRW; encoded by the coding sequence ATGCCACGTAAAGGACCAGTACCTAAACGCGATGTCTTGCCGGATCCGCTTTATAAATCAAAATTAGTAACTCGATTGATCAACCAGATTATGATTGATGGTAAAAGGGGTAAAGCTCAAAAAATCCTATACAATGCATTTGAACTTGTAGCCGAGAGAAGCGGACAGAATGCAATGGAAGTTTTTGAACAGGCAATGAAAAACGTTATGCCGGTACTTGAAGTGCGAGCTCGCCGTGTCGGTGGTTCAAACTACCAGGTACCAATGGAAGTGCGCCCGGAACGTCGCCAGGCATTAGGCTTGCGCTATGTTGTTAATTATTCCCGCCTGCGAGGCGAAAAGACAATGGAAGAGCGTCTTGCTAATGAAATTCTGGATGCTTCCAATAACACCGGCGCATCCGTTAAAAAACGCGAAGAACTGCACAAGATGGCCGAAGCAAACAAAGCATTTGCTCACTATCGCTGGTAA
- the fusA gene encoding elongation factor G, with translation MPREFSLEKTRNIGIMAHIDAGKTTTTERILFYTGRIHKIGETHEGASQMDWMEQEQERGITITSAATTAQWKNHRINIIDTPGHVDFTVEVERSLRVLDGAVTVLDAQSGVEPQTETVWRQATTYGVPRIVFINKMDKVGADFLYSTNTLKERLGANAHAVQLPIGAEDNFEGIIDLISMKAFYYEDDLGTRAEAREIPDEYKDKAEELRASLVEAVAELDEDLMMKYLEGEEISEEELKQAIRTATLNVEFYPVFGGSAFKNKGVQLVLDGVIDYLPAPTDVPPIEGIVPGTEEETTRPADDKAPFSALAFKVMTDPYVGKLTFFRVYSGTLDSGSYVKNSVKDKRERVGRILQMHANSREEIKTVYSGEIAAAVGLKDTSTGDTLCGEKDLVVLESMEFPDPVISVAIEPKTKADQDKMAIALGKLAEEDPTFKTETNVETGQTIISGMGELHLDVIVNRLKAEFKVEANVGAPQVAYRETFRASAEVEGKFIKQSGGRGQYGHAWVKFEPNEEGAGFEFVNKITGGVIPREYIPSVEAGIVESAENGVLAGYPLIDFKATVYDGSYHDVDSNEMAFKIAGSMALKAAKEKCQAVLLEPMERVEIVIPEEYMGDIMGDVTSRRGRVEGMEARGPAQVIKAFVPLSEMFGYATVLRSNTQGRGQYTMHFDHYEEVPKSISEEIIKKNAGE, from the coding sequence ATGCCTAGAGAGTTCTCCTTGGAAAAGACGCGTAATATTGGTATTATGGCGCATATTGACGCAGGTAAAACCACTACTACTGAGCGTATTCTTTTCTACACAGGACGTATTCATAAAATTGGTGAAACTCATGAAGGTGCATCACAGATGGACTGGATGGAGCAGGAGCAGGAACGCGGAATCACGATCACTTCCGCAGCAACAACTGCTCAATGGAAAAACCATCGTATAAACATCATCGATACACCGGGACACGTGGACTTCACTGTTGAAGTTGAGCGTTCGCTGCGTGTACTTGATGGTGCGGTAACAGTGCTTGATGCTCAATCGGGTGTGGAACCGCAAACCGAAACTGTATGGCGTCAGGCGACAACATACGGTGTACCAAGAATTGTTTTTATAAACAAGATGGATAAAGTCGGTGCAGACTTCCTTTATTCAACTAATACACTGAAAGAACGTTTAGGTGCCAATGCACATGCTGTTCAACTGCCAATCGGTGCTGAAGATAATTTCGAAGGTATCATTGACCTGATTTCGATGAAAGCTTTCTATTATGAAGATGATCTGGGCACTCGGGCTGAAGCTCGTGAAATCCCGGATGAATACAAAGATAAGGCCGAAGAATTGCGTGCCAGTCTTGTTGAAGCAGTAGCTGAGCTGGACGAAGACCTGATGATGAAGTATCTTGAAGGAGAGGAAATCTCTGAAGAGGAACTGAAGCAGGCAATTCGTACAGCGACATTGAATGTTGAATTCTATCCGGTATTCGGTGGATCAGCATTCAAAAACAAAGGTGTACAATTAGTTCTTGATGGTGTTATTGATTATCTTCCTGCACCAACTGACGTGCCTCCAATTGAAGGTATCGTTCCGGGGACAGAGGAAGAGACAACCCGTCCGGCGGATGACAAAGCACCTTTCTCGGCACTGGCATTTAAGGTTATGACTGACCCGTATGTTGGGAAGCTGACTTTCTTCCGCGTATATTCCGGTACATTGGATTCCGGCTCATATGTTAAGAACTCTGTTAAAGATAAGCGTGAACGTGTCGGTCGTATTCTGCAGATGCACGCTAATTCACGTGAGGAAATCAAAACGGTTTACTCCGGTGAAATTGCAGCTGCTGTTGGTTTGAAAGATACATCTACAGGGGATACACTTTGTGGCGAGAAAGATCTCGTAGTTCTGGAGTCCATGGAGTTCCCTGATCCGGTTATCTCTGTTGCAATTGAACCTAAAACAAAAGCTGACCAGGATAAAATGGCTATTGCATTGGGTAAACTTGCAGAAGAAGACCCGACTTTCAAAACGGAAACAAATGTGGAGACTGGTCAAACGATCATTTCCGGGATGGGTGAACTTCACCTTGATGTCATTGTTAACCGTTTGAAGGCCGAATTTAAAGTTGAAGCAAATGTTGGTGCTCCACAGGTTGCATACCGTGAGACATTCCGCGCCTCTGCTGAAGTGGAAGGTAAATTTATAAAGCAGTCAGGTGGACGTGGACAATACGGTCATGCCTGGGTTAAATTTGAGCCAAACGAAGAAGGTGCGGGCTTTGAATTTGTAAATAAAATTACTGGTGGTGTTATTCCGCGTGAATACATTCCATCTGTTGAAGCGGGTATAGTTGAATCAGCAGAAAATGGTGTATTGGCCGGTTACCCACTGATTGATTTCAAAGCAACTGTTTATGATGGAAGCTATCATGATGTTGACTCAAACGAAATGGCCTTTAAAATTGCCGGATCAATGGCATTGAAAGCTGCCAAAGAAAAATGTCAAGCGGTATTGCTTGAGCCAATGGAACGAGTGGAAATTGTTATTCCTGAAGAATACATGGGCGACATCATGGGTGATGTCACATCACGCCGCGGACGTGTGGAAGGTATGGAAGCACGTGGTCCAGCACAGGTTATTAAAGCATTTGTTCCGCTTTCGGAAATGTTCGGCTATGCGACGGTATTGCGTTCAAACACGCAGGGACGCGGGCAATATACGATGCATTTTGATCACTATGAAGAGGTACCGAAGAGCATTTCAGAAGAAATAATTAAGAAAAATGCCGGAGAATAA